A genomic segment from uncultured Desulfuromonas sp. encodes:
- a CDS encoding TRAP transporter small permease codes for MLKKLFRRIDAVFSFVEDWSLLVVVGVALISGLLNIILRKATPYSLYWSDEVIRKAIFFCTYIGCSAAIRQRALIRIDAVPQMIPVSRKFFNIINHLSVLIFSGLLTWLGWKMMVEVRADEFATTATLQIPEWYFYAVLPVVGTMMFIRTLMLLTEDIFHLSGEENQEATNG; via the coding sequence ATGTTGAAAAAACTTTTCCGCCGTATTGATGCTGTCTTCTCTTTTGTCGAAGACTGGTCATTGTTGGTCGTTGTTGGCGTAGCTCTGATCTCCGGTCTTTTGAATATCATCTTGCGTAAAGCCACCCCGTACAGTCTCTACTGGTCGGACGAAGTGATCCGCAAGGCGATTTTCTTCTGCACCTATATCGGCTGTAGCGCTGCGATCAGACAACGCGCCCTGATTCGTATTGATGCAGTGCCCCAGATGATTCCGGTTTCGCGAAAATTCTTTAACATCATCAATCATCTCTCTGTTTTAATTTTTTCCGGTCTGCTCACCTGGCTGGGTTGGAAGATGATGGTGGAAGTCCGCGCCGATGAGTTTGCCACCACCGCAACACTGCAGATTCCTGAATGGTATTTTTATGCCGTGCTTCCAGTGGTCGGAACCATGATGTTTATCCGCACCCTGATGCTGTTGACAGAAGATATCTTCCATCTGTCCGGTGAAGAAAATCAGGAGGCCACCAATGGATAA
- a CDS encoding TRAP transporter substrate-binding protein, translating to MTLKRILILLFLTCLPFTALADGNPLAKWKPDFDPSGAEYTYLLSNVSHPAIEGVGVGYSIRDRVWKETNGRIYVDFRPLSQLGGEKDVLRKLKMGAIQGMMSSSVAAANLAPKLGIVNLPYVIDTFEKLDKFRETPELFTPFSECGLQQKVRVLDITGYGTYGWATTKPVTNLDEAKDVIFRIAQAPVNADIYKSWGLKFTALPWPDVPQALQTGVITGLDHTPTVCNITKKFEIAKYFTEVNYAQGLFIHMINERWLQKLPEDLRATFLKVVAEESAKARQRTQAQQEAQIAAAKANGVTFYPLAAEQKQKLVDLAAPVYKEWEEKIGADYLATVRARLAE from the coding sequence ATGACGTTAAAGCGAATCCTTATCTTGCTGTTTCTGACGTGTTTGCCATTTACTGCACTGGCCGACGGTAACCCGCTGGCAAAATGGAAGCCAGACTTCGATCCTTCCGGCGCGGAATATACCTACTTGCTCTCCAATGTCTCTCATCCAGCCATTGAAGGAGTCGGCGTCGGATACAGCATCCGTGATCGGGTATGGAAGGAAACCAACGGACGTATTTATGTCGATTTCCGGCCGTTGTCACAATTGGGTGGTGAGAAAGATGTGCTGCGCAAACTGAAAATGGGCGCGATTCAAGGTATGATGTCATCGTCGGTTGCTGCGGCCAATCTGGCCCCTAAACTGGGCATCGTTAACCTGCCCTACGTCATTGACACCTTTGAAAAACTTGACAAGTTCCGTGAAACTCCCGAGCTGTTTACTCCGTTTAGCGAGTGCGGCCTTCAGCAAAAAGTCCGTGTCCTCGACATCACGGGTTATGGCACCTATGGCTGGGCGACGACCAAACCGGTCACCAATCTGGATGAGGCTAAAGATGTTATCTTCCGTATTGCTCAGGCTCCGGTCAATGCTGACATCTACAAATCCTGGGGTCTGAAATTTACAGCATTGCCGTGGCCTGATGTCCCACAAGCCCTTCAGACGGGTGTTATTACCGGGCTCGACCACACACCCACGGTGTGTAACATCACCAAAAAGTTTGAAATTGCCAAATACTTTACTGAAGTCAACTATGCTCAGGGGCTGTTTATCCACATGATCAATGAGCGCTGGCTGCAGAAGTTGCCCGAAGACCTGCGCGCGACCTTTCTCAAAGTAGTTGCTGAGGAAAGTGCTAAAGCGCGTCAACGGACACAGGCCCAGCAGGAAGCACAGATCGCTGCAGCCAAAGCCAATGGTGTCACCTTTTATCCACTGGCGGCAGAACAGAAGCAAAAACTTGTCGATTTGGCAGCACCTGTGTATAAAGAGTGGGAAGAAAAAATCGGCGCAGACTATCTGGCCACTGTTCGAGCTCGTTTGGCCGAATAA
- a CDS encoding TRAP transporter substrate-binding protein — MKKSTVMLWLVSLLFLTCTMVQARDLSILEQWKPKFDPSKAQYTYILSNVDHPAIAGIGVGYRIRDRVWEESNGRLYVDFRPLAQLGGEKDVVRKLKLGAIQGMLCSSVMAANVAPKLGIVNLPFIFDSSEKLEKFRNTPELFDEFGNAPVQSGIQVIDFTGYGSYGWATTTPVRTLADAQKVNFRIAQAPVNKDIYLAWGLKFTVLPWPDVPQALQTGVIDGLDHTPMVCSITKKFDVAKYFTDLHYTQGLYIHMVNKRWLDKLPEDLRAIFLKVVREESAIAREKTDIQQAEQIAQAQEEGVQFFTLSDADRQTLKMKAQPVYDKWGEKIGSEYLKKVQTALD; from the coding sequence ATGAAAAAAAGTACTGTGATGTTATGGCTTGTCAGCCTCCTTTTCCTGACCTGCACAATGGTTCAGGCACGCGATTTGAGTATTTTGGAACAATGGAAACCAAAATTCGACCCGTCCAAAGCTCAATATACCTACATTCTCTCCAATGTTGACCATCCAGCCATAGCCGGCATCGGTGTCGGCTACCGTATCCGTGATCGCGTGTGGGAGGAAAGCAATGGCCGACTGTATGTCGACTTTCGGCCACTAGCACAACTGGGTGGCGAAAAAGATGTCGTGCGTAAATTGAAACTCGGCGCAATCCAGGGCATGCTGTGCTCCTCGGTGATGGCAGCCAATGTCGCACCAAAGCTGGGAATCGTTAACCTGCCGTTTATTTTCGACAGCAGTGAAAAACTGGAAAAATTCCGCAATACACCAGAATTATTCGATGAGTTCGGAAACGCGCCCGTTCAATCCGGTATCCAGGTCATTGATTTCACCGGTTACGGCAGTTACGGTTGGGCGACGACAACACCGGTGCGAACCCTTGCAGACGCCCAAAAAGTCAATTTCCGCATTGCCCAGGCACCCGTCAACAAAGACATCTATCTTGCCTGGGGTTTGAAGTTCACGGTTCTTCCCTGGCCGGACGTTCCTCAGGCATTGCAGACCGGAGTCATTGACGGACTCGATCACACGCCCATGGTATGCAGCATTACCAAGAAATTTGATGTGGCAAAATACTTCACGGATCTCCACTACACTCAAGGCCTCTACATCCATATGGTCAATAAACGCTGGCTGGACAAGCTTCCGGAAGACCTCCGTGCCATTTTCCTGAAAGTCGTCCGTGAAGAGAGCGCAATCGCCCGTGAGAAAACAGACATCCAACAAGCTGAACAGATTGCACAGGCCCAAGAAGAGGGCGTTCAATTCTTCACGCTCAGCGATGCCGACCGCCAGACGCTGAAAATGAAAGCTCAGCCAGTCTACGACAAATGGGGTGAAAAAATCGGCTCCGAGTACTTAAAGAAGGTGCAGACCGCTCTTGACTGA
- a CDS encoding chemotaxis protein, with protein MAQATPQVKQGILLEAGTNEFEILEYYLFDQSFGINVHKLREIVPFCREELTTLPDSHPSLLGTLLLRGETIPLVNLAEHIGKHLDPDKMLASADSGVQTRQVVLVCEFNDEVISFLVDGVDQIHRLSWSQVKPMDQFFDCYRPRFTGTVTVADRDILIVDMEHIAYEIFGEGEHYAGADDDVVGGAERKANRSDVKLFFAEDSAIIRQGIMRVLKQAGYELAQSYGDGLACWNALQQAKAEGELPTLVVSDIEMPELDGLALCRRIKEDPQLRQIKVVMYSSLINENTSHKCVEVGADDFTSKPDVTKVVALVDKYCLLEN; from the coding sequence ATGGCTCAAGCGACACCCCAGGTAAAGCAGGGAATCCTTCTCGAAGCTGGAACCAATGAATTCGAAATTCTCGAATACTATCTATTTGATCAATCTTTTGGCATCAATGTTCATAAGCTTAGAGAGATTGTTCCTTTTTGCCGTGAAGAATTGACGACGCTTCCTGATTCTCATCCCTCTCTGCTCGGGACATTGTTGCTGCGGGGTGAGACGATCCCTCTTGTCAACCTTGCGGAACACATCGGAAAACATCTTGATCCAGATAAGATGCTTGCTTCTGCAGACAGTGGTGTTCAAACGCGGCAGGTTGTTCTGGTCTGTGAATTCAATGATGAGGTTATTTCCTTTCTGGTTGACGGTGTCGACCAGATCCATCGTCTCTCCTGGTCTCAGGTCAAGCCGATGGATCAGTTTTTCGACTGTTACCGACCCCGTTTCACCGGAACCGTGACGGTTGCTGACCGAGATATTCTGATTGTTGATATGGAACATATCGCCTATGAGATTTTTGGCGAGGGTGAACACTATGCCGGTGCGGATGATGACGTTGTCGGAGGGGCGGAACGAAAAGCAAATCGATCCGATGTTAAACTGTTCTTTGCCGAGGACTCGGCGATTATCCGTCAAGGGATCATGCGAGTTCTCAAACAGGCGGGCTATGAGCTGGCTCAGAGTTATGGTGATGGTCTGGCATGTTGGAATGCATTACAGCAGGCCAAAGCTGAAGGTGAGTTGCCGACTTTGGTTGTCTCGGATATTGAAATGCCTGAGCTGGATGGCCTGGCCTTGTGTCGGAGGATTAAAGAAGATCCGCAACTTCGTCAGATTAAAGTCGTCATGTATTCCAGTCTGATCAACGAAAATACCTCGCATAAATGTGTTGAAGTTGGCGCCGATGATTTTACCAGTAAGCCTGATGTCACCAAGGTGGTAGCACTCGTGGATAAATACTGCTTACTGGAGAATTGA
- a CDS encoding MMPL family transporter: MKLALTQFSLKHPKLIMITVLALVVAFAVQFPAVKFDNDPENMLSADEPVRIFHHEVKDKYALYDFVIVGVVNEANPQGVFNVGTLNRLDHLTQQLIHLQKGADGLPEIVIPARENQPQQRTSYDLTPKRSWLRILGKVFNHNPNDLFDDQGNSAIVARELMAPSVVDNIKQAGLGSLKLEYLMENPPQTEEQARQIAEDAMSNPLYRGTLVSEDRKAVCVYIPIIAKPYSYNVANLVETLTADWPADDQVLITGLPVAEDTFGVEMLVQMATSAPMAGLAIFLLMWLFFRNVTLIIAPMLVAVFSVVSAMGLLIGLGYDVHIMSSMIAIFLMPIAVADSVHILSEFYDSYHRFGNKADTIRYVIGHLFKPMLYTSLTTIAGFGSLAFTPIPPVEVFGLHIAFGVAVAWLLSMTFIPAFIMVVISEKKLARAHLEQPHGHSSSLLTSLLAGLGEMSFRHGKSVLVVTILLLVGAGYGISTINVNDNPVKWFTRDHDIRVADRILNHHFGGTYTAYLTFAEVRPEACNREQKRALVRERVNERFAEKFPEGVTRIEAKLDELAANQHHMAGCDVQKCFHQLFLEAQQIDEQIMAGWNILADEINYMDPNGLTRETLISNLAPLKNKVSNELETLVKKLPEDNSLQGLSLMDAALTICDSHTRESFASFILEMEAEVTAPPFKQPQMLRYVEGLQQALNTGGLVGKSTSAVDALKKASYELSYVAAPADAEGDELEHYAQRNQDNFSVPDTAAGVGQVFVQLEGMKKKDSLFHMVTRDYREANVWIQLKSGDNRDMEAVVAQVEDYMQKNPPPVPLKNRWAGLTYLNVVWQDKMVNGMLSSLAGSFVVVLVMMMLLFRSVIWGLLAMIPLSVTISLIYGLIGLAGKDYDMPVAVLSSLTLGLSVDFAIHFLQRARELYRQNGDWGESCKAMFKEPARAITRNAITISVGFTPLLLAPLVPYKTVGFFLATIMAVSWLASLVILPALLTVFERWVFRQDVLDENL; this comes from the coding sequence ATGAAACTCGCCCTCACCCAATTCAGCTTGAAACATCCCAAGCTGATCATGATAACCGTTCTCGCCCTTGTCGTGGCCTTTGCTGTCCAGTTTCCCGCAGTCAAATTTGATAATGATCCGGAAAATATGTTGTCTGCGGATGAACCGGTGCGGATCTTTCATCATGAGGTGAAAGATAAATATGCCTTATATGATTTTGTTATCGTTGGGGTTGTGAATGAAGCGAATCCGCAAGGCGTGTTCAATGTTGGAACGCTGAATCGTCTGGATCATTTGACGCAACAATTGATCCATCTGCAAAAAGGGGCTGACGGTTTGCCCGAAATCGTGATCCCGGCCCGTGAAAACCAGCCGCAACAGCGGACAAGCTATGACCTGACCCCTAAGCGTTCATGGTTACGAATCTTGGGAAAAGTGTTTAACCATAATCCCAATGATTTGTTTGACGACCAGGGGAATAGCGCTATTGTCGCCCGTGAATTGATGGCTCCGAGTGTTGTTGACAATATCAAACAGGCAGGGTTGGGGTCGCTCAAACTTGAATACCTGATGGAGAACCCTCCTCAGACCGAAGAACAAGCTCGTCAAATTGCCGAAGATGCCATGAGTAATCCGCTTTACAGGGGGACTCTGGTGTCGGAAGATCGCAAAGCCGTTTGCGTGTATATCCCGATTATTGCAAAACCCTACAGTTACAATGTTGCGAATCTGGTTGAAACCCTGACAGCGGATTGGCCTGCCGATGATCAGGTGTTGATAACCGGACTGCCGGTTGCGGAAGATACCTTTGGTGTTGAAATGCTGGTACAGATGGCGACGTCGGCACCTATGGCTGGTCTGGCAATCTTCCTGCTCATGTGGCTCTTCTTTCGCAATGTCACGTTGATTATTGCACCGATGCTGGTGGCCGTATTCAGTGTCGTCAGCGCTATGGGACTTTTGATTGGACTTGGATACGATGTTCATATCATGAGTTCGATGATCGCCATTTTTCTGATGCCGATCGCCGTGGCGGATTCTGTTCATATCCTCAGTGAATTCTACGACAGTTACCATCGATTTGGAAATAAAGCCGATACCATCCGTTATGTCATCGGGCATTTGTTTAAGCCGATGCTCTATACGAGTCTGACGACGATCGCCGGATTTGGCTCTCTCGCCTTTACTCCCATCCCTCCAGTAGAAGTCTTCGGTCTGCACATCGCTTTTGGCGTTGCTGTTGCTTGGCTGCTGAGCATGACCTTTATCCCGGCGTTCATCATGGTGGTGATTTCCGAAAAGAAATTGGCGCGTGCCCACCTTGAACAACCGCATGGGCACAGTTCCTCATTACTGACCTCTCTTCTTGCCGGTCTGGGTGAAATGAGTTTTCGTCATGGGAAATCTGTACTGGTCGTGACGATTTTGCTGCTCGTTGGTGCCGGATACGGAATCTCGACCATTAATGTCAATGACAATCCGGTGAAATGGTTCACCCGTGATCATGATATCCGTGTTGCGGATCGCATTCTCAACCATCATTTCGGTGGCACTTATACCGCCTACCTGACGTTTGCTGAAGTTCGGCCCGAAGCCTGTAATCGCGAACAAAAACGGGCCTTGGTGCGTGAGCGGGTAAATGAGCGTTTTGCCGAGAAATTTCCTGAAGGGGTAACGCGTATCGAGGCCAAGCTCGATGAGCTGGCTGCAAATCAACACCACATGGCCGGATGCGATGTTCAGAAATGCTTCCACCAATTGTTTCTTGAGGCTCAGCAGATTGATGAACAGATCATGGCTGGCTGGAATATTTTGGCGGACGAAATCAACTATATGGATCCAAATGGCCTGACTCGCGAAACCCTGATTTCGAATCTTGCACCTCTGAAAAATAAGGTCAGTAATGAGCTGGAGACTCTGGTGAAAAAATTGCCGGAGGACAATTCTCTTCAAGGCCTCTCATTGATGGATGCGGCTCTCACTATCTGTGACAGCCATACGCGCGAATCCTTTGCCTCCTTTATTCTAGAAATGGAGGCCGAGGTCACGGCTCCACCGTTTAAGCAGCCACAAATGCTGCGTTATGTCGAGGGATTACAGCAGGCCTTAAACACTGGCGGCCTCGTCGGCAAAAGCACCTCTGCGGTGGATGCTCTGAAAAAGGCCTCCTATGAACTCAGCTATGTCGCTGCTCCGGCAGATGCGGAAGGCGATGAATTAGAGCACTATGCCCAGCGCAATCAAGACAATTTTTCAGTGCCCGATACCGCTGCCGGCGTGGGTCAGGTGTTTGTTCAGCTTGAAGGGATGAAGAAGAAAGATAGCCTCTTCCATATGGTGACGCGAGATTATCGGGAGGCCAATGTCTGGATTCAGTTGAAAAGCGGCGATAATCGCGACATGGAAGCGGTCGTTGCTCAGGTGGAAGATTATATGCAGAAGAATCCTCCTCCCGTCCCCTTGAAAAATCGCTGGGCAGGGCTGACATATCTCAATGTGGTGTGGCAGGATAAGATGGTTAACGGCATGTTGTCCTCCCTGGCGGGGAGTTTCGTTGTTGTTCTTGTCATGATGATGCTTTTGTTCCGCTCAGTGATCTGGGGCCTTTTAGCGATGATTCCGCTTTCTGTGACCATCAGCCTGATCTATGGCTTGATTGGCTTGGCTGGCAAAGATTACGATATGCCGGTGGCGGTGCTGTCATCGCTGACACTGGGACTGAGTGTTGACTTTGCGATCCACTTTTTACAGCGGGCCCGAGAGTTGTACCGGCAAAATGGTGACTGGGGTGAATCGTGCAAGGCGATGTTCAAAGAACCGGCACGGGCCATTACGCGTAACGCGATAACAATTTCCGTCGGTTTTACACCCTTGTTGCTCGCTCCATTGGTTCCGTACAAAACTGTAGGGTTTTTTCTGGCGACGATTATGGCCGTGTCCTGGCTGGCTTCGTTGGTCATCCTCCCTGCTTTACTCACGGTCTTTGAGCGCTGGGTCTTCCGGCAGGATGTTTTGGATGAGAATCTGTAA
- a CDS encoding outer membrane lipoprotein-sorting protein, which yields MRSVCLSILTLIVVFSLATFACALTADEIIDQANQASYYAGKDGRATVKMTITAKGGDVRMREFTQLRYNEENGDQKFYTYFKAPADVNKMAYLVWKNIGRDDDRWLWLPALNLKKRIAPGDKRTSFVGSDFLYEDVSGRSPEEDVHTLTEETDRFYRIDNVPKDPGSVEFSHYVVDIDKTTFLPMIAKYYDHSGKLYREVEALTVVEIQGFPTVTVSEARDLVSGSVTRNAFSEVQYDIGLNSLIFTERFLRRPPREVQ from the coding sequence ATGAGATCTGTTTGTTTAAGTATATTGACATTGATTGTCGTCTTTTCTTTAGCAACGTTCGCCTGTGCATTGACTGCCGATGAAATTATCGATCAGGCGAACCAGGCCTCCTATTATGCGGGAAAAGATGGTCGAGCCACGGTAAAAATGACCATTACGGCCAAGGGTGGCGATGTCCGAATGCGAGAATTTACCCAATTACGTTATAACGAGGAAAACGGAGATCAAAAGTTCTATACCTATTTCAAGGCCCCGGCCGATGTAAACAAAATGGCCTATCTGGTATGGAAAAACATCGGACGTGATGATGATCGCTGGTTATGGTTGCCCGCACTGAACTTGAAAAAACGGATTGCACCGGGAGACAAGAGGACCAGCTTTGTCGGTTCCGATTTCCTTTATGAGGATGTTTCCGGGCGTAGCCCGGAAGAGGATGTGCATACACTGACAGAAGAGACGGATCGTTTCTATCGGATCGACAATGTTCCCAAGGATCCGGGCTCCGTGGAATTTTCCCATTATGTTGTTGATATTGACAAAACAACCTTTTTGCCAATGATCGCTAAATATTATGATCACAGTGGTAAGCTCTACCGTGAAGTTGAAGCGTTGACGGTTGTCGAGATTCAGGGTTTTCCGACCGTGACCGTTTCCGAGGCACGTGATTTAGTGTCCGGGAGTGTGACACGTAACGCATTCAGTGAGGTGCAATACGATATCGGCTTAAACAGCCTTATTTTCACCGAGCGTTTTCTGCGACGGCCACCACGCGAAGTCCAATAA
- a CDS encoding TIGR03905 family TSCPD domain-containing protein produces the protein MTYQFKPSGCCAKLMKITIAEDTISEVEIVGGCRGNTAGIERLIRNQKIEDVAQTLRGIACRGTTSCPDQLAIALEQILAERNAA, from the coding sequence ATGACTTACCAGTTCAAACCCAGTGGCTGCTGTGCCAAACTGATGAAAATCACCATTGCCGAAGACACCATTTCCGAAGTCGAAATTGTTGGCGGGTGTCGGGGTAATACTGCTGGAATTGAACGGCTGATCCGCAATCAGAAAATTGAAGATGTCGCTCAAACGTTGCGTGGCATTGCCTGTCGGGGCACAACCAGCTGCCCGGACCAGCTGGCGATTGCTTTGGAGCAGATTCTCGCCGAAAGAAATGCCGCCTGA
- a CDS encoding TatD family hydrolase: MFDTHIHVQHLAKGDPFTTPCLVPAVSEADWQPMIQLSQNVPRLWLAMGIHPQHAEHWQESSGVVLTQHMRNPRVVAVGEIGLDKRLNVPLVVQERVLRDQLRVAVASDKPVILHVVRCVDRLVKLIEEEQVHSVGGIVHGFYGSCESARQFEKLNLAIGIGRLILDHSAKKLPEVVQALDPRSLVIETDAPWQEAHENWPCVWLAVLDRVAELRGWSRELAIQITDENARRVLRLSKEKFK; the protein is encoded by the coding sequence TTGTTTGATACACATATCCATGTGCAGCATCTTGCAAAGGGAGATCCCTTTACGACGCCCTGTCTGGTTCCTGCCGTGAGTGAAGCGGATTGGCAACCGATGATTCAGCTGAGCCAGAATGTTCCTCGACTGTGGTTGGCTATGGGGATTCATCCGCAACATGCTGAACACTGGCAAGAGAGTTCTGGGGTTGTGTTAACGCAGCACATGCGCAATCCCAGAGTTGTGGCCGTCGGTGAAATTGGTCTTGATAAACGGCTCAATGTGCCATTGGTTGTTCAGGAGCGCGTTCTCCGTGATCAGTTGCGCGTGGCTGTTGCCAGCGACAAGCCAGTGATTCTTCATGTTGTTCGTTGTGTTGATCGCCTGGTTAAACTCATTGAGGAAGAGCAGGTCCACTCTGTCGGCGGCATTGTTCATGGCTTTTATGGCAGCTGTGAAAGTGCTCGTCAGTTTGAGAAATTGAACTTGGCGATAGGGATCGGAAGACTGATTCTCGATCATTCGGCAAAAAAATTACCCGAGGTTGTTCAAGCTCTCGATCCCCGTTCGTTGGTTATTGAAACAGATGCGCCATGGCAGGAAGCTCATGAGAACTGGCCGTGCGTCTGGCTGGCGGTTCTTGATCGAGTGGCAGAGTTGCGAGGGTGGTCACGGGAGTTGGCGATTCAAATTACCGATGAAAATGCTCGGCGAGTACTTCGCCTGTCTAAGGAAAAATTTAAGTGA
- a CDS encoding tRNA threonylcarbamoyladenosine dehydratase, whose protein sequence is MNHNDTEHNRFSRSELLLGTQGLERLADSHVAVFGLGGVGSYAVEALARSGIGALTLVDFDRISITNVNRQLLALDSTLGCLKVDVAAERCRLINPQINVTTLAERYTPQCADDVLATTYDYVLDCIDTISAKLDLIVQCRQRNIPVISSMGAANKTDPGKIFQADLFDSSGCRLARVMRKELRKRGVDCNVPVVYSKEEFLPETRQPSEPRRKGVVIERPPMGSVATIPPIFGLMMAGYVMNQLAGVSYD, encoded by the coding sequence GTGAATCACAACGATACGGAACACAATCGTTTCAGCCGCAGTGAGCTTTTGCTGGGCACGCAAGGGCTTGAGCGGCTGGCGGACAGTCATGTCGCTGTTTTTGGTTTGGGAGGAGTCGGTAGCTATGCCGTCGAAGCTCTGGCCCGCTCCGGAATTGGTGCACTCACCCTGGTCGATTTTGATCGCATCAGCATCACCAATGTCAATCGACAGCTGCTTGCCCTTGATTCGACACTGGGGTGCCTAAAAGTTGATGTTGCGGCAGAACGGTGCCGATTGATCAATCCTCAGATAAATGTCACGACGTTGGCAGAACGTTACACACCGCAATGCGCCGATGATGTGCTGGCAACAACGTATGATTATGTTCTTGATTGTATCGATACGATCAGCGCGAAGCTTGATCTGATTGTTCAGTGCCGGCAGCGGAATATCCCAGTTATTTCATCAATGGGCGCCGCAAATAAAACAGATCCAGGGAAGATTTTTCAAGCAGATCTGTTTGATTCAAGTGGCTGCCGACTCGCTCGCGTGATGCGCAAAGAGTTGCGGAAACGTGGTGTTGACTGCAATGTTCCGGTTGTCTACTCCAAAGAGGAGTTTCTTCCCGAAACCCGACAACCGTCAGAACCTCGACGCAAAGGCGTGGTCATCGAGCGACCACCTATGGGCTCGGTGGCAACAATTCCACCCATTTTCGGATTGATGATGGCTGGTTATGTGATGAATCAGCTTGCTGGAGTATCGTATGACTGA
- a CDS encoding sulfite exporter TauE/SafE family protein — MTDLAWWQLVALASVGVVSGFLNILAGGGSLLTLPLLIFLGLPPTMANGTNRVAIVVQNVFALRSFHQSGVLSWRLALLCSLPAIGGALIGAQLAVVINEALFKQVLAGVMVMVLLLTTFDPAQRYQGCFAKHPHWRQALLLIGFFGVGFYGGFIQAGVGFLILSVALMVGLDLVQGNVLKVVVVLILNLPALAIFALNGQVDWLLGSVLAVGNACGGAMAARLAVLKGHHWLKRVVTLVVLLCAVRLFLA; from the coding sequence ATGACTGATCTGGCCTGGTGGCAATTGGTTGCCTTGGCATCGGTTGGCGTTGTCAGTGGGTTTCTCAATATTCTCGCTGGTGGAGGCTCATTGCTGACGCTCCCTTTGCTCATCTTTCTCGGGTTACCGCCGACGATGGCGAATGGCACCAATCGCGTTGCGATTGTTGTGCAGAATGTTTTCGCCTTGAGAAGCTTTCATCAGAGTGGCGTGCTGTCATGGCGGCTTGCACTGCTCTGTTCATTGCCTGCTATTGGTGGTGCGCTGATCGGGGCCCAGTTGGCGGTCGTTATCAATGAAGCTCTTTTCAAACAGGTTCTCGCCGGCGTGATGGTGATGGTCTTGCTGCTGACAACCTTTGACCCGGCGCAACGCTATCAGGGGTGTTTTGCAAAACATCCACATTGGCGGCAGGCCCTGTTGTTGATCGGATTTTTTGGCGTTGGTTTTTACGGTGGCTTTATTCAGGCAGGCGTGGGTTTTCTGATTCTCAGTGTTGCATTGATGGTTGGGCTGGATCTTGTTCAGGGGAATGTCCTTAAGGTTGTTGTTGTGCTGATTCTCAACCTGCCTGCATTGGCTATTTTTGCGTTGAATGGTCAGGTGGACTGGCTACTCGGCAGTGTTCTGGCTGTCGGCAATGCCTGTGGTGGCGCCATGGCGGCACGTCTTGCCGTTCTCAAAGGACATCACTGGTTAAAGCGTGTTGTCACCCTTGTTGTCTTGCTGTGTGCCGTGCGGCTTTTCCTGGCATAA
- a CDS encoding succinate dehydrogenase cytochrome b subunit, with the protein MAVTGLCLVGFIIVHLLGNSSIFVGADGINAYAEHLHALGPLVWIFRLVLLGLFGLHIFFGIQLTLENRAARPIDYNQKKNIRTSFGAETMIYTGLAILAFAVYHLFHFTMHLTNPEISVGVLPLDALGRNDVFTMMVLSFQKFFISLIYIAAMVTLLLHLSHGVQSLFQTLGLLGSNTLPTMEKIGRAAAIVVFVGFISIPVSILLGLIKV; encoded by the coding sequence ATGGCTGTGACCGGACTGTGTCTGGTCGGGTTCATCATTGTCCACCTGCTTGGTAACTCGTCCATCTTTGTCGGTGCGGACGGTATCAATGCGTACGCTGAGCACTTACATGCGCTGGGTCCTCTGGTTTGGATCTTTCGCCTGGTTCTGCTTGGCCTTTTCGGGCTGCATATCTTTTTTGGTATTCAGCTGACTCTGGAGAATCGTGCGGCTCGCCCCATCGATTACAACCAGAAGAAAAACATCCGCACATCTTTTGGTGCCGAGACCATGATCTACACCGGTCTGGCGATCCTGGCTTTTGCCGTTTACCATCTGTTCCACTTCACTATGCATCTGACCAACCCTGAGATTTCAGTTGGTGTTCTGCCTCTGGATGCTTTGGGCCGTAATGATGTCTTCACCATGATGGTTCTGAGCTTCCAGAAGTTCTTCATCAGCCTGATCTACATTGCTGCGATGGTAACTCTGTTGCTTCACTTGAGCCATGGTGTACAAAGCCTGTTCCAAACTTTGGGCCTGCTGGGCAGCAACACTCTGCCGACCATGGAAAAAATCGGTCGTGCCGCGGCTATCGTTGTGTTTGTTGGTTTTATCTCTATTCCGGTGTCCATACTTCTGGGCCTGATTAAAGTTTAG